The genomic window GGGTCTGGGCAGGAGCGGGTGACCCTGCAGAGAGCCCTGCAAGCACAGGCCCCCGTGCTGATGCTGGGCGGGGCGTGAGTGCTGCCTGGGCCACCCAGCATCCGTTGTGGTCTCCTGGGCCCACTGCTGGGACCCTGAGCAACGGGGCTGTCACCTTTCGGTTGGAAGACGGTGTGAGAAGCCAGTGTGAGATCCAGTGCGTGCAGGGCCAGCGTGGCCTGGACAGGTGCCTCCACTGACCCTAGGCAGCCCCAGCTTTCCGGGGCACGAGGACACCTGGAGCTTCCAGTGAGCAAAACAGCCACAGGAGGTATCTGCCTGGGCTGCGATCGCTGGCGGGAGGCGTCTCTCCAGCCCCCGTGGTGCGGTCCTCCCGCCCTCCCAAACACCATTGTGGGGATGGCAGGACCTGCTCTGGCACAGAGGGGACAGCGCTGTCCCCTGGTAGGGCGCTACCTGCGGCGAGGTGCCCGGGAGCTGGGGCGTGGAGTTGCTGGGCCCCATGCGCTGTGCAGCCGTAGCTGTGCTCTGCCTGTGGTGTCAGCGGGGTGCTGAACCAGGGTGGGGATGCAGGGCAGAGGGGGCACCGGGGGCAGCAGCCAGGGGCCAGCTCTGTGGTGGTATAGAAAAAGTTAGTCGAAACTTTGCACTATCATGTGTAATTTCTGTAACAGTGGGATCCCTTGCACCAGGACCAGTTGCCTACCCGTCTCTGTAGGGTTCCTCCCAAGCTGTGGAGCAGGCgagccccagctgggctggTGTCTGCTGGGGTAGAGCTGTCTCAGAGGGGTTCCAGCCTCTCCCCTGGCCTCGGGTGCGTGGGGTGGGGGCATGTCCTACTGGGCTCTCTGCAGCAACCCTTACGCTTTCAAGCAACCAGTGCCCCAGTAGTGTTGGGGTTTGTTGTGGCACCCCCAGGGCGGGCAGGCAGCACACGAGGAAGGGATCCCCTGCCCTGTGGCGAGAGCTGGCTGTGGCCATGCACTCCAGGAGGCAGTGGAGCGAGCCCAGGCCCGCAGCCTTTGGTGGTGAGGATGTCCCCGCCACGCAGCTCTCCGCGGCTGGACACCAGGCTCCTGCTCCGCTGGCCTGAGCGCAGCCCGTGTCGCTGTGCTCGCTCATCTGAATGTGTCATGGGGCTTGCAGAATGGAGAGCAGCCGCTGGCAGTGTCCTCTCTGTGCTGCAGGGAGTGGGGAGGCGTGTCCTTGCCCGCTTCCTTGGGGACATCTGTGTCCACGGGGCTGCAGCTTGGCTCTGTGCTCTCCCCGTGGCTGGGCGACTGCAGGGTTATGCCTTCCTGGTGTCCATCAGACACATCCCTTGGATGCACTTATACTTCCTGAGCAGTTTTGATGATATCCACTGGGCTGCAGGTCTGCACCGACACTGATGCATCTTCAGAGGAGCAGCACACGGAAACCTTTGAGTGCTGTTATTGTACTTATTTTTGCAAGTCCTGGGTGTTTGATCTGTCCTCACTTGCTAATGCATAGCGCTTGACTGCTGACAGCAGCCCCTCCTggtcctggctgtgctgggggctgtGGCTGTGTCTGCCTGGAGCTGCTTGTTGCATGTGTTGGCCTCCATGGGCAGCCTTGGGGCGTGTGGGCCCTGCCCCTCTCCAggctgctggggatgctgccCCCGAGAGCTGGAGAGGGCCCCGGCCCTGCAAGGGaagccctgcagagctgtgtgcTCCGGGGCAGCACCTGGAGGGGGTCCAGGAGGCAGGTGGCATGCTGCCGGGATCGGTGCctccgggctggggctggtgccggCAAGGCAAACCCATCTCCCACAGCGGTGCCCAGCCCGGCACAGAGCACGTGAGGGTGCCTGGTGGGTCCTGGTGCTTCccgggcagggctgagccctgctgacaggaggggagggcggggggtgccccctctgccccctctgCCCCTTGGTGGGGTCCTCAGGAGCATCGCCTCTTCCTGGGCTGCAACGGGGCTGGGCCCTGCAGGGGCTTCTCCCTGGAGTGGCCCATGTGCCCTGAGCTGGGCAGGCCCCAGGGCCCTTCCATCTGGCAGGTGCTGGGATCTGACTGGCATCTCTCCCCGCAGGCCTACAACATCCACGTGAACGGGGTGTTGCACTGCCGAGTGCGTTAcagccagctcctggggctgcacGAGCAGGTAGGGAGCCATCCCCAGCGGCGGTGGGAGCTGCTGTTGACCGGCCCCCCTCTCTGCGCTCctgcgggcagggtgctgggccctGCGCGCTGCTGTTGGGTGCTGCAGGAAGGCACCGCGCACTGCTGGAGAGCCAAAGCGTTGGGTGCTGCTCTGGCTGTGGGCAGGCATGTGCTGCCCAGTGCTGCCCACGGGGCCGGCCAGGTGTCGTTTTCTGTTCCTTGGCATCGGGTGCAgtcctcctcttctgctctgtgACATCCCGGCTGGGTTCTTGCAAACTGTTGGCTGCCCATTTGGATGAGGAACAGTGGCAAGCTCTCTGCTGCCCTTGCCAGGGCCCTGGAAatcagctggggtggggggtcaGAGCAGCCGCCGTCGCCCTGCAGGCTCTCACAGCACTCTGCTCTCTTCCCAGTTAAGGAAAGAGTATGGCGCTAATGTGGTCCCAGCCTTTCCCCCAAAGAAGATCTTCACGCTCACCCCAGCAGAGGTAGAGCAACGACGGGAACAGCTGGAGAAATACATGCAGGCTGGTAAGCTGGGTCTGCCCCGTGCTGTGGTTCAGGGCCAGCTGCCCCCCACTTGGTTGCTCAGGGCACCGGGGCACTGCCCATGTCTTCCTCCCCACACTGCTCTGTTTGCTGTGGCCCATCTTGATACTCCCAGTCTTGCTCTGTTACTAGCTGGCCTTGTCCACTGGATGTCAGCTCCTCCatcccatccccttcccctcccctgcacTGGCAGAGACGGAGACCTGCTGGTGCCTCCACCTGTGAGGAGTCCATGGCTGCCATGTGCACGCCCTACATGCAGCGCATGCTTAGTCTGGGTGCAAACTCTGAGAGGCTGTAGAGTGGATGGGCGTTGGCGTGGGTCCCTGCCCCTTCCCGTGTAACGCCTGACTCCTTGCTCGTCTTCCACCCCCAGTGCGGCAGGACCCGACACTGGGAGGCAGCGAGACCTTCAACAGCTTCCTCCGCAAGGCCCAGCAGGTGagggggcaggagctgctggatgtggtgggctgctggggcagcctgTGTGGGGGTGAGTGCTGACCGCCGGGGCTAGGCAGTGCATGCCGGGGCCCTTGGACTGCGGGGCAGTCTGCGTGGCGTGAGGGTGGTTGGCGGTGGAGGGGCCGGGGTGCCAATCCTGATTCTCTCTCCAGGAGACTCAGCAGATACCCACAGAGGAGGTGGTGCTGGAAGTGCTGCTCTCCAACGGCCAGAAGGTCAAGGTCACCATCCTTACCTCGGACCAGACAGAGGATGTCCTTGAGGTGCCAAAGCTCTTGTGCTGGGCAGGACCAGCTCCTCCTGCTGAGTTCTGTGGTTTCCCACACATGCAGGACTTCCCtcagcctggcagccccctgGCCCTCCCTGCCCCGTCCCTACCCCAGAGCAGGGTTGTCTTGGGGGGTTGAAGAGCAGTGGAGCTGGAAAGGGTGTGCCGATGTGCTCGTGCCCCTCTCTGGGCCCAGGTTGATGTCGGGAGGTCCCAGCTGTTTCATGGTGGCAGTGATCCCCCAGGCCCCACTTGTCCCCCCTGTCCTGGCCCCCAGCGCGGCAGAGGTGTTGCCTTCCTGCTGTGGGGAGGTCCCAGAAAGCACACAGGCTGGGTCCTGCCGCAGCCTGAGGACGTAGAAGTGCTGCCCCTCTGCGGGAAGTGGTGACCTCCTGCTCTCGCTCCCAGGCTGTGGCCTCCAAGCTGGATCTGCCAGATGACCTGGTCGGCTACTTCAGCCTCTTCCTAGTCCGAGAGACGAAGGATGGAGCTTTCTCCTGTGAGTAGAGCATGCTGGAGCCCCATGAGGGCTGTGGTGGGACATCTGCCCTGTGCCCTGCCCCGGAGCAAGAGCTGTGTGCTTGGACCGGATGGCCCTGCCCTGGGTGGGGGGGATCCGGTGGGCTCTCCCAGGGTGCTCTGGCTGGTGGGGGTCTGGTGGGCTCCCACTGCCCCGATCCGCTGCTGAGCTGCCATTTCCCCGCAGTCGTGCGGAAGCTGCAGGAGTTTGAGCTGCCGTATGTGTCCGTCACCAGCCTGCACAACCCCGAGTTCAGGATCATCCTGCGCAAGAGGTGAGCAGCAGGGCCAGAGGGGCAGCgactgctggggcaggggggtggtgTCTGGggctccctgctctgcagagggacccctcccctcctgccatCACTGCCCGCGGGGTGCTTTGGTCCCCAGGAACACACCTGTGCATCCCTGGCCGTGACATCGGGGGCCGGGCTGCCCTGCTGGGCTTGGCCTCTGTTTCCGCTTTCCCAGACATGACCCTTCCCGTCTCTGGCAACTGCTtgagagggggaggagggcatGGCAACTGACGGCTACTGGGGGAGCTGGCCAGAGAGCCAGCCTGGTACCTTGTCCCAGTGTGGGGGGTGTTTTTCTCCACATCGCTGTTAGGAGCTGGGGAATAGGttggtcaaacattggaacaggctgcccagggaggtggtggagtcaccgtcactggaggtgttcaaaaaacttgtagatgtggcactttggggcatggtttagtgggcatggtggtgctgggttggtggttggacttgatgatcttaaaggtcttttccagccttaatgattctgtgattctgtgacccaTGTGCTTCCCTTCTAGCTACTGGGACTCCTCCTATGACGATGATGTAATGGAGCATCGTGTGGGGTTGAACTTGCTGTATGCGCAGGTGAGGGTTGGTGCAGCCCAGCTGGGTGAGGAGGGGCACCGCACCCCTCAGCTATGGCTGTGCGGGGTCTCAGGTGGCTCTGGGCCCAGCTGCTCACCAGCTTCTGCTTCTTGATAGACGGTGTCGGACATCGAGCATGGGTGGATCCTTGTCAACAAGGAACAGCACCGGCAGCTGAAGTCCCTGCAGGAAAAAGTCTCCAAGAAGGAGGTAGGAGAGGGCGCGATGCTGTGACTGGAGCAGTCCCAGCACTGGACTGGCACTGGTCCTGTGTGAACGCACGGTGCTGAGTTCATTGCCCGTTCCTGGCCTGGGAGGTGCGGTGGGAGGGTGGTTGTCTGTGCTGAGTTTccctggctctgcctgcagTTCATCCGCCTGGCGCAGACCCTGAAGTACTACGGCTATCTCAAGTTTGACCCCTGCGTCACTGACTTCCCTGAGAAGGGATGCCACGTCGTCGTCAGTGCTGGCAACAACGAGCTCAACTTCCAGGTGCGGCTGCCGAGCGAGCAGATCAAGGAAGGCAGCTTCAAGGTCACGCGCATGAGGTGCTGGCGGGTCACATCCTCGGTGAGTGCCACTTGCCTGTGgggccctggggagcagggagggctctGTGGGATCTTGTGGGACCCGGCTGTGCTGGGCTCTTCTGGCAGCTGTCCCTGGGAAAAGCGCTGTCTGTGTTGCCTgcttccagcccagctggcCTGGGGAGGGTCTGAGTCGTGCTTTGGGGCTGAGGGGGTCATCGGTGTGAGGACATTTGAGGGGGCCACTGCTGTGAGGGGACCTGATGGTGGTGGAAGGCCAgtgggagctgggcagggtgTCCAGCACCCGTCTGGGGGCTGCCCTCCGTCAGCACAGGGGCCTGGGAAGCTGGCCGCTTTCCCTCCAGAGGCTCCCAGCCTCAGCGTGTGCCCTTGCAGGTGCCGATGAGCAATGGTCCCTCGGGGAGCAGCCCAGGGAAGTCTGAGGTGAAGCTGGAGTTGGCTTTCGAATATCTAATGAGCAAGGACCGGCTGCAGTGGGTCACCATCACCAGTCCACAGGTAGGGCTGCCTGCGTACCAGGCCAGTGGTGGACAAGGACGGGAGCGAGGCAGCGCTCCTGTTGGCGTGGTGTGTCAGGAAGGCCGTGGGGAGGCGAAGAGCCTTGTGACACCTCTCTCTTGCAGGCCATCATGCTGAGTATCTGCCTGCAGTCCATGGTGGACGAGCTGATGGTGAAAAAGTCTGGAGGCAGCATTCGCAAGGTGAGGGTTGGGGCTGGATGTTGTCTCTGGGGTGGGATCCCATCCTGCCCCTGTGACTCCCCGGGATCCAGGCTGGGCCCTGCTTGCTCTCCTCAGGATGGGGCCAGCTGAAGGATCCCCAGGGGGCATCTTACCCTCTGGAGCTGCCCGTGGGGACCTTGCCACTGAGCTGAGCTCCTCCCCTGCAGATGTTTCGCCGGCGGGTGAATGGGGCCCTGCGGCGCTCAGACAGCCAGCAAGCTGTGAAATCGCCCCCACTGCTGGTGAGTGGGACCCTGCGGCCCTGGTAGGGGAGACAAGCGCGACCATGGGCTTCACTGTGTCGGGTACCAGAGCCCACCGCCCCCAGAGGTGCCACTGTCCccttggcagggctggcagcggggagggctggggcaaGCCCCGAGGACAGCAGGGCTATGGTAGCCCACTCCCATAGCCCTGGGAAGAGAAAGGGGTCCTGGACCCATACCCATGAGCTGGACTCCGTCCAGGTGGGAAGGGATGGTGGCCTGGCCTCATCCCGGGAGGGCGAGTGGTTGCCAAGGGCAGGGAGATGGCAGGCGGTGGGAAGGGTGGGTGGCGTGTCCCACTGCCTCAGTGCTGTCTGAGCGTGCTGTCCCTGCAGGACTCGCCCGATGCCTCCCGGGAGCCGGTGGCCAAACTCTCGGTGAGTTGTGCATGGGCGCACTGGCACTGCCGCCCTCGGGCTGAGGCGGGGAGAGTGAGGGTCCTCCCTAACTGTCTCCCCTCTCCACAGAGCAAGCTCACCTCTGTCAGCCTGCGAGGGATCAGCCACTCCAGCTCCGCTAATGATGTGGGCGCTAACGACTTCCACGGCAATTACGCCTTTGAGGGCATTGGCGATGAAGATCTGTAGTGCCCCCCCCTTCCTAGGACAGCACCGGCCTGAGAGCCTTCGCTGAGGAATGTACGACCTGCAGACAGGTTGCAATCAACGTGCCTCTCACCTGCTACATccaccttcccctgctccccccgGGCTGGGGAGCTCACCCCCAGCCCACCGTTGCCTTCGGCGTGGGGGCAGCTGAACTCCTGCTGCTGGCTCCAGCTGGGAGAGGGCTAGTTCCTAGGGTGGCACCAGCCCAACCTGAACAGCGTGCCCAGGCTGAGCCCCGGAGCAGTGTTGTGGAGCCTGGCCCAGCGtggggggcagagctgccccttccccagccggGAGGGCCTGGCCCAAGTGCCCCGCTGCACAGGAGGGCAGCTGCCCTAGGTGGCTGGGGCAGCGgcttggcagcagcagcctggtggCACCAAGTGGCCCTCATGAGGCTCCATAATGCCAAATTAGCATTTAGGTTTCTGCTCAGAGACAGACTGCAGTAAGCTGTCTCCAGGGGCCTCTGCACAGAGCCCCGTCTCTAACCCGCTCATAGACTCCAGCGTAATCTAGGCTTGTAACCACGTATCTCCTGCTGCTCAGACCGACCAGAGCATTAATGGACAGTAACCGATGTTTACACACTGCAATGATGATTAAAATGGATTCTGATTGGTACTGGGCTGTCTGTTGGGGGGTGGCCGCTGTCCCTCCCCGCACACCTTGCCAGCCCTGCGCTGTCCTCTCCTGAAGCAGAACAAGGCCCGCAGGGAGAATAGCAGATAACAAAACTGACTGTTTAATGCTTTTATACACAATATAAATTACACCGACTGGCATGGCAACAGCCAGGAAACCAGtcctgccccccccctccccccttttcCCCAAACTCCGGCAGAGGAAGGCTCTGACAGGCAGGAACAGGCAGGAACCACCCCTCAGGGCATGGCACCTGAGCCTGGCACCTGAGCCACTGGTCATGGCTTCACCCTGCCCAGGGGGGATAGGGCTGCTGGAGACCCCAGCACACCCACGGGCCCCACGTAAGGCAGCCCTGAGCCCCTGTGGAGTCTGCTGCCTGTCCCTCccccagggagggcaggggctgtggccAGCACGCGGCTGGGGTGCCCCAGGGCTGAGGCACCCCGGGCCCCACGCAGGGCTGGGAGCCCCTGCAGCCTGGCTAAGTGCTGTTTCAGGGCAAGGCCGTGCCCACGGCTGGAGGGGCCAGGAGGGCTTTGGCATTACGCGGGTTTACCCAGCTCTCAGCTGTGTGGCCGTGGATCTTCTGGTGGCGCTTGTAGTTGTCCCAGTGGCCAGTGGTGTAGGGGCAGTCCCGGCACTGGAAGGGCTTCTCGCCCGTGTGCCGCAGCATGTGCCGCTTCAGGTTCATGCTCTGGTTGCAGCTGTAGCTGCAGAGGCTGCACTGGAAGGGCTTGTCGCCCGAGTGGATGCGCCCATGACGCTTGAGGTTGGCCAGGTTGCCGCAAGCGTAGTCGCAGAGCTGGCACTTGTAGGGCTTCTCGCCTGTGTGCACTCGCTGGTGCCGCTTCAGGTTGTCAAGATGGGCGGAGGCGTAGGGGCAGAGTGGGCAGGCGAACGGCTTCTCCCCACTGTGTGTCTTCATGTGCCGCGCCAAGTGGTTGGGGTAGTGGGTGACAAaggggcagaggctgcaggCAAAGCCTTTGTCCCCAGTGCCCTTGCGGGGGCTGGCGCCCGGCTCGGtgcccagcactgccaggctgcagcGCCCACAGACCTGCTCAGCCAGGCCCTCATCCTGCGCGAACCCGTCGTCCAGCACCAGCCCACACATGCGGCATGTGAAGGGGAAGAGCAGCTCAGGCAGCGCGGCTGCCTCCTCGCCCCGCAGCCGAGCACAGCCGGGCAGGAAGGGGCCGCTGCCACTGCCCACATGCAGGCTCAGCTCCGGCAGCAGTGGCTCTGTGGGACAAAAACAAGCAGGGCTGTGAGTGGGACAGCGCAGTGCTGGCAGGGCTCAGCTCCGTGAGGAGCCCCGGGCTTGGGTGGTGCCCCGGCTGAGGCTGGTGGCACATGGTGCCAGGCCTGGCACATGTTGATGGCAGGACGTGCGCCTTGCCCCTttcccagccccggggctgtgCTGTGGGGCTCCCCCACAGCAGCTTTCCCCTGtgccccacccccccgccctttTACCTGGGTCCTTGTCCCGCCGGTGTGGCCCCTCGCCTTCGGGCAGGCGGTGGCTGAGCATGTGCCGCTTCAGGTTGCGGCTCTGGTTGCAGCGATAGTCGCAGGTGGCACACTGGAAGGGCTTGTCCTGGCTGTGGACCCGTTCGTGGCGCTTGAGGTtgcccaggctgctgcaggcaaAGCTGCAGCACGTACAGCGGTAGGGCTTCTCCCCCGTGTGCGTGCGCAGGTGTCGGGTCAGGTTCACCAGCTGGGCAGAAGCATAGGCACACTGCGGACACGCAAACGGCTTCTCCCCGTTGTGTGTCTTCATGTGGCGCTTGAGGTGGCTGGAGTAGTGGGAAGCGAAGggacagagctggcaggagTACACGATGCGCTGGCTGCGTCCCCCCTCGGTGCCGGCAcactgcaggcagctctgccccaggctggcagccagctgcagcccgCACTGGCGGCAGGGCAGCGCTGCGGGGCCAGGCTCCCCGCCTTCCTCGGGGTCACTCTCCACACTGAGCTGCTGGTACCCAGAGGAGCAGTCGTCGTCGCTCAGGGCGTATGCCGGGATGGCGATCTTCCCCACCAGGGTGTCTGCTGAGAAGACCGTGGGGATGGGACGGTGTCAGCCCAGCTGGCCCAGGCACAGCCCCTCCGCTTCTGCCACCAGTCCCAGCAGGGCCTGTCCCAAAGAGGAGACCGCAGCCAGAAGGGGCCAGGCAGCTGCACCCACCCTAGCAGCACCCAGGAGCCTGCAGGAGCCCACCATGCTGCGCACAGCAGGGTGAGGAGCCTCACGGCCACGACCTGCCCCGACACCCTGCCGCAGGGCCTGTCCTGGGCACCTCATGACACCCTGTCACCTGCACCCTGCGGCTGGCCAAGCCAGGTGGTCAGCCCGCAGCCAGACCCCCAGCACTAGGAAGGGTGGGCGGGTACCCACTGGCACTGCTGGGCCCAGCTGGTAGGAAGCAGCGATGGTGGGAAGGTGTTGAGTGCAGCCTGAcgcaggcaggagggctgggtgCCTATAAAGCTTGCTCCAGGTCCCCCCTCGCTGTGCTCCTGTCCCAGCCCCGGGGATGGCAGCTGGCCCTGCTCCCACGGCTGACACCACAGGGCTCCAACAGCAGCCCCCCTCCATCACGCAGGAAAACAGaccttccccagccccacgcggTGCCACTGTCCCATGGCAGTGGGGGGAAGTCTGTACCAGGCTCTCAGAGGGCACTTCTGCTTCCTGGCTGGGCACAGACCCATCTTCCTGCAGCCCCTGTGCCGCAGGAAGGGATGACAGGAGCGGAGCCCACTGGCCTGCTGGCCCTATGCCCCAGATGTGCCCCCAGGCTGGTGCTCGGAGCCAGAAGGGCAGTGACATGCAGCCGAAGCCTTGCCACTACCAGCCTCAAGCTGTGCCCAGCTGTCGCTGTGCTGTGCCTGACCTGGAGCCCTGGGGCCTGCAAGACCCAACGGCTGCCCACCGCCCCAGGAAGCAGTCTCGGCCATCCCCTTTGCTGCTGCCCACCCGGCTGGGTCCAGCTCCCAGAGCCCCGGCAGGCGCAAGGGTGAGGCTGCTCCCACGGTGTGGGACGTGGTGGCCCCTCCAGTTCCTTTTACAAGCACTGCCTGAAGTGCAGATGCCAGAATGGGGCATCCTGTGAGGGCCTGGCTATCGCTGGGGGAACCCTTGGCTCCACCTCAAGCCCCACACAGATGGACTCCCCTGCCTCCTCAGCTCAGGCCCACAGTCCGGCAGTGCCACAGCATCCCTAGAGCACTGTCCCCTGAGTGCAGCTGTGTCAGTGCTGCTCAGGTGGGACAGTGTGGCCCACGGGGTGCCTGgtcctgctccccagctggggctggtggctgAGAGCAGGAAGGAAGATATTTCTGATGGCAGAAGGTCTGCTACAAAGTGGCTTTCAGCCCTTGCAGTGTCCAGCTCCCAGAGCCGCTGAGCAGGCTTTGTCCTGGCGCTGGGCTCTGCGTACAGGCTGTGGGGGAGCGCAGCACTCGGAACAGAACCCCAtctgccaggcagctgggaCTGCACCTTGGCATAAGAGCGGGAGCTGCCGGCATGGCCAGGCACAGCTGCCGAGCATGTGGACAGCGAGGGGACAGAGACACAGGGGTCAGGCGGTCCGTGTCCCCCTACGCTCACCATTGAGTATGTCCCCACATTATTCACCGCTCACTGTCGAGGGCAGCGAGTGATGCTCCCACCGGTCCTTGCGAGGCACCTTAATGGAGCTGGAGCAGCACTCGCTCCTCCGGCTGCCTTGTGCTGCAGGCTGACCTGGAGCCCGGCATGCCACCAACTGGGCAGCCGCTGGTCGGCCGCACAAAGGGGCCGGCGGCCCATGGGGCAGACGAGCAGCatggagcagaggctgctggagAGACAGCCCTGGCCCAGCTCCCCACACCCCACGCAATGCTgaggggtggctgtggggcaggacCCTGCAGGGCCGAGGCCCCGGCTCCCAGGTGGGCAGCAAAGCCCTGTCCCGGCAGCTCGGGGAACTGgtggctcctgggcagagcgGTGTGGACAGCTCTGGGGATGAGCCCGGTGGTGGCAGGGTGGCCTGCCGGCCCCGGTGTCTCCGCCGCCCCAGACCAACCGTGGGGTCGCGATGTGCCTGGGGGACCTTAACGGGAGGCAGAGCCCGGGGGAGTCAGTGCCAGGAATCGGTGCCGGCTAGGCAGAGACCACCAGAGCGGGCCCCTGCCGGGGGACGGGGTCTCACCCCGCGGGAGGTGATCCGGGAGGAGGAACGCTCCCGGGGAGGGAGCAGCCACCGGGCGGGACCGCTGCCGGGGAGGGCGGCTGCCGGATGGGGCCAAGCACGGGGAGCCGCCAGCGTGGGGCCAGTACCGGCAGGGACGGGCCGCGTCCCCGCCCGGCGGCGCTCCCGGAGTGGGGGCGCCCAGGACGGCCGTCCCCGCGGagcgccgctgccgggcccggACGGCGGCACGCACCTGGCGGTCCCTTCTCGAAGGCCAGGCCGCGGCCCAGCAGCAGGTCGCCGGGCAGCACCAGCGCCGCTCCCGCCGTCTCTTCGGGGCCGTCCTCGGCGTCTGCTGCAACACACCGAGGGCCGCGGGTCaccgccgggccgccgccgccgccgcgccccgaCCCCGCCGCGCACTCACCCTTCACCGGCTGCGGGTGGCTCTGCTTCCGCCGGGGCATCGtggccggccccgccgccgcccccccgcccgcggcccgcCAGCCGCCCGCCAGCCGCCCCCTCCagcccggggcggccgccgccgccccgcctcGACCGGGCACTTCCGCTTCCGGCGCTGGCCCCGCCCTGCGGCGGCCGGAAGCGGACGCGGCGCCCCGGAAGCAGACGGAGCGCCCGGAAGCGGACGGAGCGCCCGGAAGCGCGCGCGGGTTCCGCCGTCGCCCGCTTCCCTCCCGGCACCGCGCCGGCGTCTCCGGCATGCGGCGGaggggcccgggccgggccgcgggagaggcgggcggaggcggggcgggagggcggggccgggccccctCGGGCGGGAGCGGggtcccgggaggggcgggcgtCTGTGGGACGGAGGTctcgggggcggggcgggggtaGCGGGGGCCCGGCCCCTTcctgggcagcggggagcggggggggcgTGTGGGGCCTGTGGCAATATCGGCGCTGCGAGCGCGGGGAGCGGCCGCGGGGGACCATGGCCGGAgagcgcgggggggggggggggggcaccggggcgggcggcgccaCGGGCCGTTGCCGCGGGCCCGGTTGCCGCCTGCCCTGCGCCCCGGGGCTGACGGTCTCTGTGCCCCACCAGGGGCGGCTGCGGCGAcctcccgccctgccccgccaggCACGGCACCTCTCCGGGCGGCCGGAGGGCCGCCGGAAGCCTCGCCAGGCCCCTGAGCCGAGGGGAGAGCTCGGTGAGTCGCGTGCCCGTACC from Gavia stellata isolate bGavSte3 chromosome 2, bGavSte3.hap2, whole genome shotgun sequence includes these protein-coding regions:
- the ZNF513 gene encoding zinc finger protein 513 — its product is MPRRKQSHPQPVKGECAAGSGRGGGGGPAVTRGPRCVAADAEDGPEETAGAALVLPGDLLLGRGLAFEKGPPADTLVGKIAIPAYALSDDDCSSGYQQLSVESDPEEGGEPGPAALPCRQCGLQLAASLGQSCLQCAGTEGGRSQRIVYSCQLCPFASHYSSHLKRHMKTHNGEKPFACPQCAYASAQLVNLTRHLRTHTGEKPYRCTCCSFACSSLGNLKRHERVHSQDKPFQCATCDYRCNQSRNLKRHMLSHRLPEGEGPHRRDKDPEPLLPELSLHVGSGSGPFLPGCARLRGEEAAALPELLFPFTCRMCGLVLDDGFAQDEGLAEQVCGRCSLAVLGTEPGASPRKGTGDKGFACSLCPFVTHYPNHLARHMKTHSGEKPFACPLCPYASAHLDNLKRHQRVHTGEKPYKCQLCDYACGNLANLKRHGRIHSGDKPFQCSLCSYSCNQSMNLKRHMLRHTGEKPFQCRDCPYTTGHWDNYKRHQKIHGHTAESWVNPRNAKALLAPPAVGTALP
- the SNX17 gene encoding sorting nexin-17 isoform X3 is translated as MHFSIPETETRAGDGGAAYVLRKEYGANVVPAFPPKKIFTLTPAEVEQRREQLEKYMQAVRQDPTLGGSETFNSFLRKAQQETQQIPTEEVVLEVLLSNGQKVKVTILTSDQTEDVLEAVASKLDLPDDLVGYFSLFLVRETKDGAFSFVRKLQEFELPYVSVTSLHNPEFRIILRKSYWDSSYDDDVMEHRVGLNLLYAQTVSDIEHGWILVNKEQHRQLKSLQEKVSKKEFIRLAQTLKYYGYLKFDPCVTDFPEKGCHVVVSAGNNELNFQVRLPSEQIKEGSFKVTRMRCWRVTSSVPMSNGPSGSSPGKSEVKLELAFEYLMSKDRLQWVTITSPQAIMLSICLQSMVDELMVKKSGGSIRKMFRRRVNGALRRSDSQQAVKSPPLLDSPDASREPVAKLSSKLTSVSLRGISHSSSANDVGANDFHGNYAFEGIGDEDL
- the SNX17 gene encoding sorting nexin-17 isoform X1; translated protein: MHFSIPETETRAGDGGAAYVAYNIHVNGVLHCRVRYSQLLGLHEQLRKEYGANVVPAFPPKKIFTLTPAEVEQRREQLEKYMQAVRQDPTLGGSETFNSFLRKAQQETQQIPTEEVVLEVLLSNGQKVKVTILTSDQTEDVLEAVASKLDLPDDLVGYFSLFLVRETKDGAFSFVRKLQEFELPYVSVTSLHNPEFRIILRKSYWDSSYDDDVMEHRVGLNLLYAQTVSDIEHGWILVNKEQHRQLKSLQEKVSKKEFIRLAQTLKYYGYLKFDPCVTDFPEKGCHVVVSAGNNELNFQVRLPSEQIKEGSFKVTRMRCWRVTSSVPMSNGPSGSSPGKSEVKLELAFEYLMSKDRLQWVTITSPQAIMLSICLQSMVDELMVKKSGGSIRKMFRRRVNGALRRSDSQQAVKSPPLLDSPDASREPVAKLSSKLTSVSLRGISHSSSANDVGANDFHGNYAFEGIGDEDL
- the SNX17 gene encoding sorting nexin-17 isoform X2, whose protein sequence is MHFSIPETETRAGDGGAAYVAYNIHVNGVLHCRLRKEYGANVVPAFPPKKIFTLTPAEVEQRREQLEKYMQAVRQDPTLGGSETFNSFLRKAQQETQQIPTEEVVLEVLLSNGQKVKVTILTSDQTEDVLEAVASKLDLPDDLVGYFSLFLVRETKDGAFSFVRKLQEFELPYVSVTSLHNPEFRIILRKSYWDSSYDDDVMEHRVGLNLLYAQTVSDIEHGWILVNKEQHRQLKSLQEKVSKKEFIRLAQTLKYYGYLKFDPCVTDFPEKGCHVVVSAGNNELNFQVRLPSEQIKEGSFKVTRMRCWRVTSSVPMSNGPSGSSPGKSEVKLELAFEYLMSKDRLQWVTITSPQAIMLSICLQSMVDELMVKKSGGSIRKMFRRRVNGALRRSDSQQAVKSPPLLDSPDASREPVAKLSSKLTSVSLRGISHSSSANDVGANDFHGNYAFEGIGDEDL